A stretch of Rhizobium sp. TH2 DNA encodes these proteins:
- a CDS encoding TIGR01244 family sulfur transferase, translating to MDIRPMNDEYAVTAQIALEDLDGIKEMGFKSVVCHRPDDEDPGQPDFAEIAAKAAALGLEVRHIPVSGPPTPDAVRAMVDALDEMPRPMLGYCRSGNRSTIIYQQTLHLR from the coding sequence ATGGACATCCGGCCTATGAACGATGAATACGCCGTCACCGCGCAGATTGCGCTCGAGGATCTCGACGGGATCAAGGAGATGGGCTTCAAGTCGGTTGTCTGCCATCGGCCTGACGACGAAGATCCCGGCCAGCCTGATTTCGCTGAGATCGCCGCAAAAGCTGCGGCACTCGGGCTGGAAGTGCGCCATATTCCCGTCAGTGGACCGCCCACACCCGACGCCGTGCGTGCCATGGTCGATGCGCTGGACGAAATGCCCAGGCCGATGCTGGGCTATTGCCGGTCGGGCAACAGGTCCACCATTATTTACCAGCAGACGCTGCATCTCCGCTGA
- a CDS encoding DUF4432 family protein, producing MRFHVGAGPELQLDLGSALDIGSCRIDGIELSPGRAVPDDGDPRILHAVGGFLFTCGPDHIRHPEPIAGSGGRKYPLHGSMAATKAEVIAHNIVEMSEEIIARVTVRMAQGGEAEILRTWRMDGATGEVMLVDRLTNIGSQPFPPMLMYHMNIGAHLFDDDTKLKGSMFENGEIGWMFGDEDMHVFCVPAEAEAGDEFARLVLGPIDTIGGKYLTVRFATDTIPYLQMWRNQMSPAHVLGIEPVSHPWKKRAELENEGLMPTLAPGEFMTYRLSFAFQ from the coding sequence GCCGGATCGATGGAATTGAGCTGTCGCCGGGCCGCGCCGTGCCCGATGACGGGGATCCCCGCATCCTGCATGCCGTCGGGGGCTTCCTGTTCACCTGCGGACCCGACCATATCCGCCATCCCGAACCGATCGCAGGCTCGGGTGGCCGGAAATATCCCCTCCATGGCTCGATGGCGGCGACCAAGGCCGAGGTCATCGCACACAATATCGTGGAAATGAGCGAGGAGATCATCGCGCGGGTAACGGTTCGCATGGCGCAAGGGGGCGAAGCCGAAATCCTGCGCACTTGGCGGATGGATGGCGCGACCGGTGAGGTCATGCTGGTCGACCGGCTCACCAATATCGGCAGCCAGCCGTTTCCGCCCATGCTGATGTATCACATGAATATCGGCGCCCATCTTTTCGACGACGACACCAAGCTCAAGGGCAGCATGTTCGAGAATGGTGAGATCGGCTGGATGTTCGGCGATGAGGACATGCACGTGTTTTGCGTACCGGCGGAAGCGGAAGCCGGAGACGAGTTCGCTCGCCTCGTCCTGGGGCCGATCGATACTATTGGCGGCAAATATCTCACTGTGCGCTTCGCCACAGACACGATCCCTTATCTCCAGATGTGGCGAAATCAGATGTCGCCCGCTCATGTGCTCGGCATCGAGCCGGTGTCGCATCCGTGGAAGAAGCGTGCCGAGCTGGAAAACGAGGGTCTTATGCCGACGCTGGCGCCCGGCGAGTTCATGACATACAGGCTCAGTTTCGCGTTCCAGTGA